A DNA window from Daucus carota subsp. sativus chromosome 3, DH1 v3.0, whole genome shotgun sequence contains the following coding sequences:
- the LOC135151426 gene encoding uncharacterized protein LOC135151426, which yields MHNLFKPYNSHHNYTHITQTVHLIRRNQLKPIVLEKLENLPVNPDDTDEEKLVQISAADIYLKTRKRNPKREYKIPKKMAEALEKKFANVEKALNTQGIEAANQLVRDGKKHGPSYLIGRLIRKKQEKPVTETTSRTFSVPDDYVSDLTAKIRDQLEQEMNEKLDQKVREMIKKLVDKNPDLNMPLDDSENSPELSIES from the exons ATGCATAATCTGTTTAAACCTTATAATTCACATCACAATTATACTCATATTACACAGACCGTTCATCTTATCAGAAGAAATCAATTAAAGCCAAta GTACTCGAGAAACTTGAAAATTTGCCTGTCAATCCTGATGATACTGATGAGGAAAAGCTGGTACAAATATCTGCGGCTGATATATATTTGAAGACACGTAAACGAAATCCTAAACGTGAGTACAAAATACCAAAAAAGATGGCTGAAGCgcttgaaaaaaaattt GCCAATGTTGAAAAAGCTCTAAACACCCAAGGTATCGAGGCTGCTAATCAATTGGTTCGTGATGGAAAGAAACATGGCCCATCTTATCTGATTGGAAGGCTTATCCGCAAAAAGCAGGAAAAGCCAGTGACAGAAACTACATCGCGCACATTTTCGGTTCCAGATGACTATGTTTCAGACTTAACTGCTAAAATCCGGGATCAACTTGAGCAAGAGATGAATGAGAAGCTTGATCAGAAAGTTCGTgagatgataaaaaaattggtaGACAAGAATCCAGATTTAAACATGCCCCTTGATGACTCGGAAAATTCGCCAGAACTGTCCATTGAGTCTTAG